Proteins found in one Nitratiruptor sp. SB155-2 genomic segment:
- a CDS encoding phosphoglycolate phosphatase has product MKEAIFFDLDGTLIDSVPDLADALNAMLIQLGKKPFQEHQIRTWVGNGATMLVKRALSGSSEPKNIDNALFQKALQIFFEKYENNLCNKTTLYPRVKETLSQLHTKYPLAIITNKPYRFARPILESFGIDNYFSLILGGDSLPEKKPHPKPLLHACERLSCNPKNSLMVGDSKNDIIAAKKADIPVVAVDWGYNYDEPLTIYQPDYIIKDFTELERLV; this is encoded by the coding sequence GTGAAAGAGGCGATATTTTTTGATTTAGATGGAACGCTCATCGACAGTGTCCCAGATCTTGCAGATGCACTCAATGCTATGCTTATTCAACTTGGGAAAAAGCCTTTTCAAGAACATCAGATCCGAACCTGGGTAGGGAATGGCGCGACGATGCTTGTCAAAAGAGCCCTCAGTGGTTCAAGTGAACCCAAAAATATAGATAATGCACTTTTTCAAAAAGCATTACAGATCTTTTTTGAAAAGTATGAAAACAACCTTTGCAACAAAACGACACTCTATCCAAGAGTCAAAGAGACTCTGTCACAACTGCATACGAAGTACCCGCTTGCCATCATTACCAATAAGCCGTATCGCTTTGCTAGACCTATTTTAGAGTCTTTTGGCATCGACAACTATTTCTCGCTTATCTTGGGAGGCGATTCACTGCCAGAGAAAAAACCACACCCAAAGCCTCTTTTGCATGCCTGTGAAAGACTCTCTTGCAATCCAAAAAATTCTCTCATGGTGGGAGACAGCAAAAACGATATTATAGCCGCCAAAAAGGCTGATATTCCGGTTGTTGCCGTAGACTGGGGCTATAACTACGACGAACCACTAACGATCTATCAACCAGATTATATCATCAAAGATTTTACAGAGCTGGAGAGACTGGTATGA
- a CDS encoding translocation/assembly module TamB domain-containing protein: MKALFSLLQFTLFLVMALLVAETESLYLQKSLKNLLQKNGFSCHIRFESFHHLSIQKCRYHHKPLFQKADIEFEYLPLLQGILVVNNLKVNGLAIETVKNIQSKGGSKNIIGIVIKKAFVSAYYKNGYKLTAKLHDITPPTATIDRLFAKTPYGTLQSNGIYKKGKVNLQGILHPKQNLYPDVVSTTVPFKLMISAKKVDFEASCQKVHYQSFLAKNIKAKGVYDYKKIHASIKASLHNNLADTNITAKILFDGNLHYSAKGRLHNKPFLPEIDYTSYQTFDFEANGSLKHHAILLRNSIFHITANLNSDKTFSIDVAPLQLYSVVKLPQIPKDATVALKAKGEEQKGNFHILSNYFQTEGRWRGETIEANLRFFKDIPPFRLSKLPKTSMHANLSQKTFTIHNNIFHLSFKKDHGTIRFDDTSIQFAKKQSSISFQAASKSLQKATTLLKTFYPDIPIIEDVPCTCSGTYDFRKKKYEAKITIHPKKKPFLNNIQFFEAKFHGNMQKIILDYYALVIKGHGVYATKPSVLIKKNQTFLIKSFWIDDSILAQGRYDIAKKSGTISIHSDAYRYSNIEGEAIAAIDLHTTIHNTNFDVEGTVTLDSATITYMPKKVRTISDKDIIILDEQLQSRSNFFKDHIALAIRIHSKKRLRYKIRELDVWFQPDLMLYKEYQKDLQVLGTVKILKGLYETINSKFLILPSQLNFYGPPTSPMLELYLKTEKKGYRIFITINGDTENPMLHFDSEPPLPTNDILALLAFGGKSGSLVSSALGAPKLSALFSNLFIKDLLGTFSIQPDSLSLITSKNRIGFEIGKKLSDKITILYKNDEASTIIIRYQINDHFEGDIEFGPQKSGAHLFYRKIK; encoded by the coding sequence TTGAAAGCCCTTTTCTCTCTATTGCAGTTCACTCTTTTTCTTGTTATGGCTTTGCTCGTAGCAGAGACGGAAAGCCTTTACCTGCAAAAAAGTCTCAAAAATCTTTTGCAAAAAAACGGATTTTCTTGTCATATCAGATTTGAATCTTTCCACCATCTATCCATACAAAAATGCCGCTACCATCACAAACCTCTTTTTCAAAAAGCCGATATCGAGTTTGAGTATCTGCCTCTCTTACAAGGTATTTTGGTTGTCAATAACTTAAAGGTGAATGGACTTGCTATAGAAACTGTCAAAAACATACAAAGCAAAGGTGGATCCAAAAACATTATAGGTATCGTGATAAAAAAAGCTTTTGTCTCGGCATATTATAAAAACGGCTATAAACTAACAGCAAAGCTGCATGATATTACTCCTCCTACAGCTACCATCGATAGACTTTTTGCAAAAACGCCCTATGGTACATTACAATCGAATGGTATCTATAAAAAAGGGAAAGTCAATCTACAAGGGATATTACATCCCAAACAGAATCTTTATCCTGATGTCGTTAGCACAACTGTCCCATTTAAGCTGATGATTTCTGCCAAAAAAGTCGATTTCGAAGCCTCATGCCAAAAGGTTCATTATCAATCATTTCTTGCAAAGAATATCAAAGCAAAAGGAGTGTATGACTACAAAAAAATTCACGCTTCCATCAAAGCATCACTCCATAACAACTTGGCAGATACAAACATAACCGCAAAAATACTCTTTGATGGGAATCTACACTACAGTGCAAAAGGCCGTTTGCACAACAAACCTTTCCTTCCAGAAATAGACTACACAAGCTATCAAACTTTCGATTTCGAAGCCAACGGATCTTTGAAACATCATGCAATTCTCTTGAGAAATTCCATTTTCCATATTACAGCGAATCTGAACAGTGACAAAACCTTCTCCATCGATGTAGCGCCACTGCAGCTCTACTCTGTCGTGAAACTTCCTCAAATACCAAAAGATGCTACCGTAGCACTGAAAGCAAAAGGTGAAGAACAAAAGGGAAATTTTCATATACTTTCCAACTACTTCCAGACGGAGGGTCGTTGGAGAGGGGAAACGATTGAAGCGAACTTGCGTTTTTTCAAAGATATACCACCCTTTCGATTATCAAAACTGCCAAAAACTTCCATGCATGCAAATCTATCCCAAAAAACATTCACCATTCACAACAACATCTTTCACCTATCATTTAAAAAGGATCACGGAACGATCCGGTTTGACGATACTTCTATCCAATTTGCAAAAAAGCAATCCTCCATCAGCTTCCAAGCAGCATCCAAATCACTACAAAAAGCGACTACTCTTCTCAAGACCTTTTATCCCGATATTCCCATTATAGAGGATGTACCCTGCACATGCAGCGGTACATACGATTTTCGTAAAAAAAAGTATGAAGCCAAGATAACCATCCACCCCAAAAAGAAACCCTTTTTGAACAATATTCAGTTTTTCGAAGCAAAATTTCATGGCAATATGCAAAAAATCATTCTTGATTATTATGCCCTTGTCATCAAAGGACACGGGGTGTATGCCACAAAGCCATCGGTACTTATCAAAAAGAATCAAACATTTTTGATCAAAAGCTTTTGGATTGACGATTCCATTCTTGCACAAGGGAGATACGATATCGCTAAAAAAAGCGGAACCATTTCCATCCATTCCGATGCATATCGATACTCGAACATCGAAGGCGAAGCCATCGCCGCAATCGACCTTCATACCACCATTCACAATACCAACTTCGATGTAGAAGGAACTGTCACACTTGATTCGGCCACTATCACGTATATGCCTAAAAAGGTTCGGACCATCAGCGACAAAGATATTATCATCCTCGATGAACAGCTACAAAGCCGGTCCAACTTTTTCAAAGATCACATAGCCTTAGCCATCAGGATCCATTCCAAAAAGAGGTTGCGATACAAGATACGTGAACTCGATGTCTGGTTTCAACCGGACCTGATGCTTTATAAGGAGTATCAAAAAGATCTTCAAGTGTTAGGCACTGTAAAAATTTTGAAAGGATTGTATGAAACGATCAATTCAAAATTTCTTATCTTGCCGTCACAGCTTAACTTCTACGGTCCTCCAACTTCTCCGATGCTCGAACTCTATCTAAAAACTGAAAAAAAAGGGTATCGCATATTCATCACTATCAACGGAGACACAGAAAATCCGATGCTCCATTTTGACAGCGAACCACCACTGCCAACTAACGATATATTAGCCCTACTTGCGTTTGGGGGCAAAAGCGGCTCTTTGGTTTCTTCAGCACTTGGAGCACCAAAGCTGAGCGCGCTTTTTTCCAATCTCTTTATAAAAGATCTTCTTGGCACTTTCTCAATTCAACCGGATTCACTCTCACTCATTACATCAAAAAACAGAATCGGATTTGAAATCGGAAAAAAATTGAGTGACAAAATCACAATTCTTTACAAGAATGATGAGGCTTCTACCATCATCATCCGATATCAAATCAATGACCATTTTGAAGGAGATATCGAGTTTGGTCCACAAAAAAGTGGAGCCCATCTATTTTATAGAAAAATTAAGTAA
- a CDS encoding autotransporter assembly complex protein TamA, with protein sequence MRLFIVTLLCIPLFAAQVWIDFQGNQTFDKERLFHELGFEKSLSQKLLFKKLRPKVEARLLPSLLEELKLFYQEQGFFDVSIDTKFQNDSVIFMIDENEPIKIAAISVTSDFPIKHLIPFHTGDRFIVPAFVQMKKDIKKALLQKGYCSYELNAKAYIYKKNRIAYIVLYLKKGQICDIGSIQIQSTIPKKVVQDHIFFKPGQPFSLERVDESYKELYSLGYFRSILIDYSKKIDNHILLDINLKERKKKNIYKAGIGFETDRGALINLFYKNTNFHLHQPSITLTYSDIKKELSFQDFYPSITLFDNDYDITNRLSLAKDRYDTFQTDSVQINSKLIKKNFFSSYSFGLTLRKERVTSTQSCIGNGYYTLLYPSITFFLDRRDSKIDPTKGWFLSLKAQSSLKAFSNSNFLKTETTFGWYYPLESVQLYAKAKFGQLLIANGNLPPSIYFYAGGSSSNRAYSYRSIHALDSSCDIGGKSLLQTTVEFRKPVFKNVLGALFWDRVYLSRKSFTIDRYVDGVGLGAIYPTPIGNIKAYFGIDPKNISQNSFFILIGESF encoded by the coding sequence ATGCGACTATTCATAGTGACACTTCTTTGTATTCCACTTTTTGCAGCACAGGTCTGGATAGATTTTCAGGGTAATCAGACTTTTGACAAAGAGAGACTCTTCCATGAGCTTGGTTTTGAAAAGAGTCTCAGCCAAAAACTTCTATTCAAAAAGTTACGTCCCAAAGTGGAAGCACGACTCCTCCCCTCATTACTGGAAGAGTTGAAACTCTTTTATCAAGAACAGGGTTTTTTCGATGTCTCTATCGATACGAAGTTTCAAAACGATAGTGTTATTTTCATGATTGATGAAAACGAACCTATCAAAATTGCAGCAATCTCTGTAACGAGTGATTTCCCCATCAAACATCTTATTCCTTTCCACACAGGGGACCGTTTTATAGTTCCCGCTTTTGTCCAAATGAAAAAAGATATCAAAAAAGCTCTTTTACAAAAAGGATACTGCTCTTATGAATTGAATGCGAAAGCCTATATCTACAAAAAAAACAGAATCGCCTATATCGTTCTTTATCTGAAAAAAGGTCAAATATGTGATATCGGCTCTATCCAAATACAATCTACCATTCCCAAAAAAGTGGTGCAAGATCATATCTTTTTCAAGCCAGGTCAACCGTTTAGTCTCGAAAGAGTTGATGAGAGTTACAAAGAGCTCTACTCCTTGGGCTATTTTCGATCCATTCTTATCGACTACTCCAAAAAGATAGACAATCACATCCTTTTGGATATCAATCTCAAAGAGCGAAAGAAAAAAAATATTTACAAAGCGGGAATCGGTTTTGAGACCGACAGAGGTGCATTGATAAACCTCTTTTACAAAAACACCAATTTTCACCTTCATCAGCCATCTATCACTCTCACCTATTCCGACATCAAAAAAGAGCTCAGCTTCCAAGATTTTTACCCATCCATCACACTTTTTGATAACGATTACGATATTACCAATAGACTCTCTCTCGCAAAAGACAGATATGACACATTCCAGACAGATTCGGTTCAAATCAACTCAAAATTGATCAAAAAAAACTTTTTTTCTTCCTACTCTTTTGGTTTGACGCTGCGCAAAGAGAGAGTAACAAGCACACAATCATGTATAGGTAATGGATACTATACACTATTGTACCCTTCTATAACCTTCTTTCTCGATCGAAGAGATTCAAAAATCGATCCGACCAAAGGTTGGTTTCTTTCGCTCAAAGCACAAAGTTCTCTCAAAGCCTTCTCGAACAGCAACTTTTTAAAAACAGAAACTACATTTGGATGGTATTATCCCTTAGAATCAGTACAACTCTATGCAAAAGCAAAATTTGGCCAGCTTCTTATCGCAAATGGCAACCTCCCTCCATCTATCTATTTTTATGCAGGAGGTTCTTCTAGCAACAGGGCATATAGCTACCGATCCATTCATGCATTGGATAGCAGTTGCGATATTGGAGGAAAATCGCTTCTACAAACCACTGTTGAATTTCGAAAACCGGTTTTTAAAAATGTCCTGGGAGCACTCTTTTGGGACAGAGTCTATCTTTCTCGAAAAAGTTTTACGATAGACAGATACGTAGATGGTGTCGGATTGGGAGCAATCTATCCTACACCTATTGGTAATATCAAAGCATATTTCGGGATCGATCCCAAAAATATCAGCCAAAACAGTTTTTTCATCCTTATAGGAGAGAGCTTTTGA
- the hemJ gene encoding protoporphyrinogen oxidase HemJ yields the protein MSAYLWIKAFHVISVISWMAMLFYLPRLFVYHAEHKNNEGFVQVVKIQEHKLYYFIGVPALWASVLSGAAMLAMAPELFHTGLWLHIKLTAALLLIIYHFSLRYFLIRFKEGRCEKNGKFFRIYNEVPTLLMIIIVIMVIVKPF from the coding sequence ATGAGCGCCTATCTCTGGATCAAAGCGTTCCATGTTATCAGTGTCATTAGTTGGATGGCGATGCTTTTTTACCTTCCAAGACTCTTTGTTTACCATGCAGAACATAAAAACAACGAAGGTTTTGTGCAGGTCGTCAAAATACAAGAGCATAAACTCTACTATTTCATAGGAGTTCCGGCTCTATGGGCATCGGTACTGAGTGGAGCGGCAATGCTTGCGATGGCACCAGAACTTTTCCATACCGGACTGTGGCTTCATATCAAACTGACAGCTGCACTTTTACTGATCATATATCACTTCTCGTTGCGCTATTTTCTTATACGGTTCAAAGAGGGTCGGTGCGAGAAAAATGGGAAGTTTTTTCGGATCTACAACGAGGTTCCTACTCTTTTGATGATCATCATTGTCATCATGGTTATCGTCAAACCTTTTTAG
- a CDS encoding CHAD domain-containing protein, translated as MKFCAFIKDIGLHYIDEIERYSHLVIDEPQDPEHLHQLRVYTRRCRSILKTLQRYFDQNYIESAQKQLEEITQRTNRARDLDVMIDLLQEHPIPSVMKPYLDHIVDILHKIRDEEYEKLTPFLRQIPSYLSEMKNIACKSDKEALRAIKSAIKKRKRKIEKMLFSNTQTDLHKLRIECKKLRYLYELYVLVNPKKKSSLKRLKKIQDFLGIIHDREIQCTHLRDLAARDLDIDALLALGKVIGDLEQEKEEYQARLNLKTIKDLLEDV; from the coding sequence ATGAAGTTTTGTGCCTTCATCAAAGATATCGGGCTTCACTATATCGATGAAATTGAGCGATACAGTCATTTGGTGATTGATGAGCCACAAGACCCTGAGCATCTCCATCAGCTTCGTGTCTATACGAGACGCTGCCGTTCTATACTGAAAACATTGCAAAGATATTTTGATCAAAACTACATAGAAAGTGCACAAAAGCAGCTTGAAGAGATTACACAGCGAACAAACAGGGCACGGGATTTGGATGTGATGATCGATCTTTTGCAAGAGCACCCCATCCCTAGTGTTATGAAACCATATTTGGATCATATAGTCGACATACTTCACAAAATACGGGACGAAGAGTATGAAAAACTCACTCCCTTTCTTCGACAGATTCCTTCGTATCTGTCAGAAATGAAAAATATTGCATGCAAAAGCGATAAAGAAGCTTTGCGAGCGATCAAGTCAGCTATCAAAAAAAGAAAAAGAAAAATAGAGAAGATGCTTTTTTCAAATACCCAAACTGATTTGCATAAACTCCGTATCGAGTGTAAAAAACTTCGCTATCTGTATGAACTCTATGTTCTAGTCAATCCAAAGAAGAAATCCTCACTCAAAAGATTGAAAAAGATTCAGGATTTTTTGGGCATCATTCACGATAGGGAAATACAGTGCACCCACTTAAGAGATCTTGCTGCAAGGGATTTAGATATTGACGCTCTTTTGGCTTTGGGAAAAGTGATAGGAGATTTGGAGCAGGAAAAAGAGGAGTATCAAGCTAGGTTGAACCTGAAAACAATCAAAGATCTTCTTGAAGATGTTTGA